CAACATTCTAGGTGAGCGTGTCCTCGGGCTTCCGGGTGAGCCACGCGTGGACAAGGATCTCCCCTGGTCAACGATCCCGAAGGGCTAACCGACCCTCCTCGATTGCTACGACCTCATCGACTCAGACCCGGTCCATCCGTTGGTGGACGGCAGTTTTATGAGGATGTTCTGGGTGTACGCTCAGTGCATAGGGTGAGTTGGCTGACTGTTGTGTGACGAAAGTCCCTAAAAGTCGAGACGTTACCTTCATAGGATGATATCCAGAGCGCGTTGAAAGATCTGGCGCTGTTGTTGGGTAGTCACGACGCGTGAGCGTTAGAAGGGATAACGTGATGAACGATCATCCGATTGTTGGAGCGATTGTCAATCTCAATCATCCGGACCATTACATTCACTGGGGATTCATCTTGATCTCGATGGCGAACTTCATTGTCATCGTCATCTTGGTGGTGCTATTTATCCTTGCGATCAGCATTCCCTTTCTCAAGGGTAAGCCAATCAAGCGAAAAGCGTATCAGCCGGTTGCTGCTGGCGATGAAGTTGGGGCGTCCGAGGGTTGGACTGGCCGTGGTCGGCACCTCGGACTCAAGTACCTTCCGCCAGACAAGCTGTTGCCAGATGGCCAACCGTCGTACGTGTCGTCATGGGTCTATGTGTTCGGGGTTTTAACCATCGGTGCTCTGATCATGGCGATCTTGAGCGGGATGGTGCTAGCGATTGAAGGCCCGACCTGGTGGCACCTTAGCGATATCGGTCACTTCGTCAACTCGTTACACCTTTGGTCAGTTGAGCTGTTTATGGGCTTCATGACGGTCCATCTTTGGGCCAAGTTCTGGATGGCGGCCTGGCGCGGCAAGCGGTGGCTGACCTGGATGACTGGCGTGGTGGCTTTTCTGGTCTCCATTGTCGAGTGTTTCACCGGCTATCTTTCGCAGACGAACTTTGATTCGCAGTGGATCGCCTTCGAGTCCAAAGATGCCTTCAACTCAGGTGGTATCGGCGCCTTCTTCAACGCGATGAACTTCGGCCAAGCGCTGATGCTTCATATCGTGTTGGTCCCGATCATTCTGGTTCTCATCATTGGGGTTCATGTGTTGATGGTGCGGATTCGTGGTGTTGTCCCACCGATTGGTGCTGAGCCCGCGCACCTTGGTGAGGCCGGTTTTGTTGCAGCTTCGGCGACCACGCAACAGGCGAGTGACGCTTCGATGGAGGTAGAACAATGAGTAAATGGAGCCAGAGCGAACGCAAGTACGGCCGTCCATGGCAGGGACCGCTTCGCCACTATGACATCTTGAAGGAGGCGACCATTGGGTTTGTCGTGGTGCTGGTGCTGGTCTTTATCTTGGCCATCACGTTCTCATCGCCCGACGTTCCGCCGGTCACAGTCCAGTCATGGGCCAAGGCACAACCGGTGGGGTTCGTCGATATCGCCCTGACCGAGTTAAACGGAACGAGTGATTCGGCAACTTATGGACCTCCGTACAACACGGCCAGCAACCCTGCGACGGACTCTGTACAGTCGCTTGGACCGATTTCGGTTCAGAAGTTCTTTGGTGTAAAGTACCCGCTCAACACCGCCAAAGATTTCGTACTCAATCCGCTCGCCACGTTGCCGGACTTCCCGGCACTGACGACCGCGATAGCCACCTATGAGCATGCATCACGAGCAACCGAGGACCGTTGGGTTAGCAACTATCAGGCCAAGCTCAACAAGCTGCCCCTTAGCAGTTCGGCGGTCATCGGCAACATGCCCTCGGCTGGCCCTGTGCCCGTGCTGATGACACACCTTTTGGCGATGGCTCAGTCTGGGGCACTCGATGCCCAGCTGCTGACGAAGTCGAGCTTTTACACCACTAACTACACCAACCCGATTTTGTTCATCGGAGACTCTTGGAAAGCCCAGCATGCCGCGAGCTATTGGGGCAAGATCGTCACGGCGCAACACCTAGCGGGTGACCAATGGGGCGTGATGAATGAGACTGGTTCATGGCCAGGTCAGCCATGGATGTGGCTCTATACCATGTGGTATCAGGTGCCGCCGATGTCGACGTCGGGGAATGGCGATGTTGAGGTGCTGGCGATCATGACGGTCCTGAGCCTGGTGTTGCTGTTGGTTCCCGTGATCCCGGGGCTTCGTAAAATCCCAGAGAAGATACCGCTGTATCGACTTATCTGGCGCAACTACTATCGCGACCCTGAATTCACTAATGTGGAGGTCCCGGTACACAAGGCCTAGCGAGGTTGTCACATGATGTTGAAGGCGCCCCCAGCGATTCGTTGGAGGCACCTTCGGTGCTGAAAGGTGCTTGACACCAAGAAGTGGCGACTTCTGAATAACGAGCCATTAGAGTGGATCGAGTCTCCTTGAGGCCCCATCGTCTAGAGGCCCAGGACACCACCCTCTCAAGGTGGAGACACGGGTTCGAATCCCGTTGGGGCTGCCAAGCGTGACCTGCCTAGTTGCAGGTCATTGGCATTTTTGACCTTCTTGGTGCGTCGGTCATGCGTTGTTGTGACAACGTAGCAAGAGCAACACTGGAAAAAATGACGATAAGCGCGCCGCTGTGGTGAAACTACGCTTTCCCTGCTGGCTCACCTCAGCCAGGCCAGTCTGCTTGAGGAGGTCTCTGGTGTCTGGCTGTTCATGTCCAGCCGATGCATGGAGCGGCCGTGCAGCTGATTATTCGTTGCTATCGGAGATGTTCGCAGATTGCAATCGAGTCCCCCAAAGCACAACGAGGGCAGCCACAACAAAGGTCATTGCCATCAAAAGGAAGGCGGCCCGAAAACCGCCGTCGGTGACGGTAATTCCGATGATGGCGATCCACAGCGCCCCTATCGATTGGGAGACGGTAAAGAAGATGCCAAAGGCGGCTCGTGACATGCCAAGCGGTAGGTAGTCGGCGAAGACTGTCTGGCGTAACGAGAGTTCAGAGTAGGAGAAGATGCCGATCGCGACCCCGACGAGCGCAAGCCCAAACAGACCTCGTCCGATCAGGACAAAGAGCATCAGTGCTGCTGCTCCAAGACCATAGTTGGCGATCAACACCACCTTGTGGTTGGTGCGATCGGCAATTGAACCCATGAGGATGGGACCGACCACAGCTCCTGCGTAGAGCAGGGTCAAGATAACAGTGAGGCCTAAGGCCGACAGATGTAACGAGGTGTGAAGATAACCAGGGGTGTAAACGCCGACGATCCCGATACCCTGGCCCCCTGCGGCGATAGTGCCGGCAAGCAGCAATGCGAAGATGGGGCGCTGACGCATCAGGGATCGTAGCCGGTGCCAGAAGCTGTCCTGGGGTCCCTGATTCGTGGTATCGCTAGGCTCTTGCAACCGGTGCCAGGGAGATGGCAACCAGAGCGCGACGACCACAATGGTGGTGGCCAGAAGGATCGAGAGGGCCCAGAAGGCGGCACGCCAGCCGTAGGCAACGATGATGGATGGCATGACAAGAGGAGCTAGCAGCGTACCAAGGTTGCCAGCGGTGACATGCCAGCTCAGTGTCGTTCCGCGTTTGGTCGGATAGCGACTGGCCAGATAGGCCCCACCAACGGGATGTTGTGGCCAGCCCGCGCCCGATTGTATGAGCCGACCTGCCATGAAGACGTAGATGCCGGGAGCGATCGCTGCGATTACCGCCCCGATCATCGACCCGATATTTTGGATAGTGAACAGCACGCGGGCCGAGGTCCGTCGTATGACCAGTGAGAGCGCCTGTAGCGCGCTACCGACGATTGCGGCGATCGAGAGGAGAATACCCACAGTGGCATAGGTCGTGTGGAAGGCGATCAAGACGTACGGGATTGCAATGCCGAGGGACGCAATGTAGGCATGCTGGCCGGCGTGAGACCATCCGACAACGATAAGGTCTCGAAGACGCCGTCGATCGTCGTGTCGTGTCGAGGAACTCATATCGTTTCGGGTGTAAAGACGACGTTGGTTAGGTGCGAGGAGCGATTAGCTGAGGTCAGTTGGCGATCGAAGAGAACCCGTGATCTCAATCGACGACCCGGGTCCGCTGGGGCGTGATCTTAAGAATGACTCGCTCTGTTTCGATGTCGCCAGCAAAGGCTTGCCCGGTGTATTTTTGTGCGAGCTGTTCAAGCTGTTGGTCTGCGGTGGAGCCAGTGATCGTAGCGGTCACGACTCCTCTCGCTTCCACATAATGGTATGGGTTGTCGCGGTCCCACAGCAGTACCGTTACATTTGGCTGGCGCGTAATGTTGTGGAATTTGGCTCTCCCTACCTCAGTGTTGATGAGGAGATGTTCGTGATCGCAATCGACCCACATGACCGAGGATTGGGCCTGGCCCTGTGGAGTTAGGGTGGTGAGTACTGCGAAGTTTGGTCCGTGGGCGAGCTGTTCAAGGGCTGGATCGAGCATACCACTAGGATAACCCAAGGAGGTCAAAGCCATGGCAGTTGTATGGATTGACGGATATCTTCAGGATGCCGACACCGCGGGGGTTCCCATTGTCGATCATGGTCTGGTGTGTGGCGATGGTGCATTTGAGACCCTGGTGGTTGTCGGCGGTCAGCCGTTTGCCCTGACGCGTCACCTCGATCGACTCGCTCGCACGGCAGATGGCATGGGCCTCCCCCTCCCCCCGATTGCTAGCCTCCGAGAGGGTGTCGTCGAGCTCATCGATCGTAATCGTTTGGTGACGGCTAAAATTCGGATCACCTACACCGCCGGCAACGCGGGCCTCGGCTCGGGTCGGCCGCCGTCCATGCAGCCGCGGTCGGTGATTGCGTCCGAGGAGATCACGCTGGAGCCAGCGACTACGAGGCTTGCCCTCGCTCCTTGGCCACGCAACGAGCGTGGAGTGCTCGCTGGACTGAAGACCACCTCGTATGCCGAGAACGTTGTCGCCTTGGCCTGGGCCCTCGAACGCGGGGCTAACGAGGTTCTGTTCGCCAATACCGTTGGCAATCTCTGTGAGGGCTCCGGTTCGAATCTTTTTGTGGTTCGCGATGGTCGCGTCGTGACACCACCGCTGAGTGCAGGTTGTTTGGCAGGCGTCACCCGTGATCTCGTGATCGAGGGAATTGGTGCCATGGAAGAGGATATCCCAGCCGCTGTGCTGGCGGATGCCTCTGTTGCAGAGGTCTTCGTGACCTCCACGTTGCGGATGGTGCAAGGTGTCGCCGAAATCGACGGTCGCCGTTTTCAAGGGGCTCCGGGACCGGTAACCCAGAAGGCGCAGGGATACTTCGCTGAGCTGATGCGCGATCGCATAGACCCATAGAGGTGAGATTATGACCTTTGAAGAGTTGAGTCCGCTCCAGCAGGCTGGGCCTGCTTCCGATGCCGCGGTGATGCGCCTCTATGAAATAACGGGTTTCGGTGGCGGTGATCGCGCGAGTGACTTCATGGTGGCGATAGGTGATCACTACGTCGGTGCCGTGCTGGCTCCACAGCTATCGCAGCGATTGGTCGCTGGCGATGGATCCTCTCGACCTCGGAGTGTGATTGGCGAGATTGGCGACCCTGAGGCCGTCGCAAGTGGACTCGCTTGTGGCGGGACGGTTCGCGTGATAGTACATCCATGGAGTTGGGTGAGCGACATGGTCCGATACCTCGTCGCTCGTCGCCCCTTCGCGCTGGTGACTCATGTCGATGCCGAACTCTGCCCGGTTTCGGTTACGGTCGTCGGTCCGGGTGATCGGGTAGAGAGTCAGGCGGTTGACGCTGCGCTCGCCCTCTTGGCGCGGGGGCGTAGCGGCGTGAGTGTCGTTGAATTTGACGACCAGCGCTATCATCTCCAATGCTTTGTGCCGAGCTCAAGACTGGTGGTGATCGGTGGGGGAGCCCTCGCCGGGGCGCTTTGCGAACAAGGGGCGTTGCTGGGTTTTGAGACAGTGGTGCTCGACAAAGAGGGTCCAATTCCGATCTTGGGACCAGCCGACGGCGTCGTTGTTCTCGACCATGATCACGATCGGGTGACCCCAATCCTTGAAGACCTGTTGCGCAACACCGAGGTGGACTACGTTGGATCCCTGGGATCGAGGGGCACACAGGCCGAACGACGACGACGACTCGCCGATGTTGGTCTCGAAGATGAGCTTGCGCGGATCTATGGACCCGCTGGGCTCGATATTGGTTCACGAACGAGTGCTGAGACCGCGATGGCGATCATCGCCGAGTTTGTCAGCGTGCAACGTGGGCGCTCTGCGATAAGCCTGCGCAGCGTAGACGGCCCAATCAACGGTTGATGTCGATCGCGGTCAAAGCGAGTGATGGTCATCTCGGTGGACGGATCTTGGCTGACAGATCCCCATTAGCAGTGTCAGGATAGTTCAACGCCCGTGACTCATCGTCGGCTGTTGACTATTGGCAGTTGAGTTGCAGGGCTTCGGGGAGGCGCCATGTCGGCAACGTCCCTGTCTGGAGATAACTCCAGCGCAGTGCCGCGACATCTTCGAGCTCAGGTACGAGCGAAGCGAATCGGCCGAGTGCCGCAATCTCAAGACACTGTCCTAGCGCTGCGAGTGCTTCTTTGAAGTGCCAGGGTTCACCGTTAAAATTACCGATTGCCTGTTCCGCCTGCTTGAGAACCATCGACCGCAGTGAGTCGGGAACCCAAGTGCCCAGAAGATGGCGAATACCGTTGGCCGCCTCCGGATGACGGATGACTTCTGCGGCATCGAGCGCA
The sequence above is a segment of the Ferrimicrobium sp. genome. Coding sequences within it:
- a CDS encoding MFS transporter; this encodes MSSSTRHDDRRRLRDLIVVGWSHAGQHAYIASLGIAIPYVLIAFHTTYATVGILLSIAAIVGSALQALSLVIRRTSARVLFTIQNIGSMIGAVIAAIAPGIYVFMAGRLIQSGAGWPQHPVGGAYLASRYPTKRGTTLSWHVTAGNLGTLLAPLVMPSIIVAYGWRAAFWALSILLATTIVVVALWLPSPWHRLQEPSDTTNQGPQDSFWHRLRSLMRQRPIFALLLAGTIAAGGQGIGIVGVYTPGYLHTSLHLSALGLTVILTLLYAGAVVGPILMGSIADRTNHKVVLIANYGLGAAALMLFVLIGRGLFGLALVGVAIGIFSYSELSLRQTVFADYLPLGMSRAAFGIFFTVSQSIGALWIAIIGITVTDGGFRAAFLLMAMTFVVAALVVLWGTRLQSANISDSNE
- a CDS encoding XdhC family protein, with product MTFEELSPLQQAGPASDAAVMRLYEITGFGGGDRASDFMVAIGDHYVGAVLAPQLSQRLVAGDGSSRPRSVIGEIGDPEAVASGLACGGTVRVIVHPWSWVSDMVRYLVARRPFALVTHVDAELCPVSVTVVGPGDRVESQAVDAALALLARGRSGVSVVEFDDQRYHLQCFVPSSRLVVIGGGALAGALCEQGALLGFETVVLDKEGPIPILGPADGVVVLDHDHDRVTPILEDLLRNTEVDYVGSLGSRGTQAERRRRLADVGLEDELARIYGPAGLDIGSRTSAETAMAIIAEFVSVQRGRSAISLRSVDGPING
- a CDS encoding PPOX class F420-dependent oxidoreductase → MLDPALEQLAHGPNFAVLTTLTPQGQAQSSVMWVDCDHEHLLINTEVGRAKFHNITRQPNVTVLLWDRDNPYHYVEARGVVTATITGSTADQQLEQLAQKYTGQAFAGDIETERVILKITPQRTRVVD
- a CDS encoding aminotransferase class IV; translated protein: MAVVWIDGYLQDADTAGVPIVDHGLVCGDGAFETLVVVGGQPFALTRHLDRLARTADGMGLPLPPIASLREGVVELIDRNRLVTAKIRITYTAGNAGLGSGRPPSMQPRSVIASEEITLEPATTRLALAPWPRNERGVLAGLKTTSYAENVVALAWALERGANEVLFANTVGNLCEGSGSNLFVVRDGRVVTPPLSAGCLAGVTRDLVIEGIGAMEEDIPAAVLADASVAEVFVTSTLRMVQGVAEIDGRRFQGAPGPVTQKAQGYFAELMRDRIDP
- a CDS encoding cytochrome b N-terminal domain-containing protein; this translates as MNDHPIVGAIVNLNHPDHYIHWGFILISMANFIVIVILVVLFILAISIPFLKGKPIKRKAYQPVAAGDEVGASEGWTGRGRHLGLKYLPPDKLLPDGQPSYVSSWVYVFGVLTIGALIMAILSGMVLAIEGPTWWHLSDIGHFVNSLHLWSVELFMGFMTVHLWAKFWMAAWRGKRWLTWMTGVVAFLVSIVECFTGYLSQTNFDSQWIAFESKDAFNSGGIGAFFNAMNFGQALMLHIVLVPIILVLIIGVHVLMVRIRGVVPPIGAEPAHLGEAGFVAASATTQQASDASMEVEQ